One segment of Ricinus communis isolate WT05 ecotype wild-type chromosome 8, ASM1957865v1, whole genome shotgun sequence DNA contains the following:
- the LOC8271382 gene encoding NAC domain-containing protein 72 encodes MEYTADPTSNNVSGILDSLINDNETDITAINVAVAVADHDMPDADIVPAVDNNNREEGEYLKILPPGYKFKPSDGELIVHYLQRKILNQTLPPHRINELEMYKFNPETLAADYASSGNGGREEWYFFSPRDQKYPNGSRLRRDPKCGYWKSTGAYKDVRFNGHKVGLKRLLVFYKRRSPFHKTDWIMHEFSINNPLDRRRPGIHDMELWQHDWVLCRVYNRIYNKPPKASSRPAQQPLEIENENHLPAQPIVGANGLDSSFAQMLEPASSSPSEFPCHQIQLPSDLEYDSHLPRADQMPENDDNAITSSLEVITNKISAL; translated from the exons ATGGAATACACTGCCGATCCTACTTCAAATAATGTCAGCGGCATTCTCGATTCTTTGATTAACGACAATGAAACCGACATCACAGCCATTAATGTTGCTGTTGCTGTTGCTGATCACGACATGCCTGACGCCGACATTGTTCCTGCtgttgataataataatagggAAGAAGGCGAATATCTTAAGATACTCCCTCCTGGATACAAGTTTAAACCTTCTGATGGAGAGCTGATTGTTCATTACCTCCAGAGGAAGATTCTGAATCAAACTTTGCCGCCTCACAGAATCAATGAATTGGAGATGTACAAGTTTAATCCTGAAACTCTTGCAG CTGACTATGCTTCAAGTGGGAATGGAGGGAGGGAGGAGTGGTACTTTTTCTCTCCAAGAGATCAGAAATATCCAAATGGAAGCAGGCTGAGACGAGATCCTAAATGTGGATATTGGAAGTCTACTGGAGCGTATAAAGATGTTAGGTTTAATGGACATAAAGTTGGACTTAAGAGGTTGTTAGTATTCTACAAAAGAAGATCTCCTTTTCACAAAACTGATTGGATTATGCATGAATTTAGTATAAATAATCCTCTGGACAGAAGAAGACCTGGAATTCATGATATGGAg TTATGGCAGCATGATTGGGTCTTATGTCGGGTATACAATAGGATCTATAACAAGCCTCCCAAAGCTTCCAGTCGACCAGCTCAACAACcattagaaattgaaaatgaaaatcatCTCCCTGCTCAACCTATTGTTGGTGCTAATGGTTTGGATTCTTCCTTTGCTCAAATGCTGGAACCTGCATCATCTTCTCCCTCAGAATTCCCATGTCATCAGATTCAGTTGCCTAGTGATTTAGAGTATGATTCGCATCTTCCTCGTGCGGATCAGATGCCGGAAAATGATGATAACGCTATTACCTCTTCACTTGAGGTTATCACTAATAAAATCAGTGCTCTATGA
- the LOC8271381 gene encoding cytochrome c1-2, heme protein, mitochondrial: MSLAKRIKLGINGYASLNRFISRLSPPNNNAKSLPALPHILAKQDQETVGSAGINSLRMLALLGASVTGILSCATVAACSDEAEHGLECPSYPWPHKGILSSYDHASIRRGHQVYQEVCASCHSMSLISYRDLVGVAYTEEEVKAMAAEIEVVDGPNDEGEMFTRPGKLSDRFPQPYANEQAARFANGGAYPPDLSLITKARHNGQNYVFSLLTGYHDPPAGVSIREGLHYNPYFPGGAIAMPKMLNDGAVEYEDGTPATEAQMGKDVVTFLSWAAEPEMEERKLMGFKWIFVLSLALLQAAYYRRMRWSVLKSRKLVLDVVN; this comes from the exons ATGA GTCTAGCCAAGAGGATCAAGCTCGGAATCAACG GATATGCAAGTCTCAATCGCTTTATCTCAAGATTGTCTCCTCCAAACAACAATGCTAAG AGCCTCCCGGCATTGCCCCATATTCTTGCAAAGCAGGATCAAGAAACAGTCGGATCTGCTGGGATTAACTCTTTAAGAATGCTAGCACTCCTTGGGGCAAGTGTTACAGGGATTTTGAGTTGTGCCACAGTGGCAGCTTGTTCTGATGAGGCAGAACATGGCCTGGAATGTCCTAGTTATCCATGGCCTCACAAAGGCATACTTAGTTCATATGACCATGCTTC GATTCGTCGTGGTCACCAGGTTTACCAGGAAGTTTGTGCATCATGTCATTCTATGTCTCTAATATCATATCGTGATCTAGTTGGTGTGGCATACACAGAAGAAGAGGTAAAGGCCATGGCAGCAGAGATTGAGGTGGTTGATGGGCCAAATGATGAGGGAGAAATGTTCACACGCCCTGGAAAACTAAGTGACCGTTTTCCTCAGCCATATGCAAACGAACAGGCTGCCAGGTTTGCTAATGGAGGGGCATATCCTCCAGATTTAAGTCTGATCACCAAG GCCCGTCATAATGGTCAGAACTATGTATTTTCTCTTCTAACTGGTTACCATGATCCTCCTGCTGGTGTCTCG ATTCGGGAAGGGTTACATTATAATCCTTACTTCCCTGGAGGAGCAATAGCTATGCCAAAAATGCTGAATGATGGTGCTGTTGAATATGAAGATGGTACCCCGGCAACGGAGGCGCAA ATGGGGAAAGATGTTGTGACATTTCTGTCGTGGGCTGCTGAGCCAGAAATGGAAGAGAGAAAATTG ATGGGATTTAAGTGGATATTTGTGCTGTCACTTGCACTTCTCCAAGCAGCTTACTATCGACGTATGAGATGGTCCGTCCTCAAGTCTCGAAAGCTGGTGCTTGATGTAGTTAATTAG
- the LOC8271380 gene encoding uncharacterized protein LOC8271380 — translation MDTATMYRATVLLALLCSTFHVAFSVTDGLLPNGNFEYGPKPWQLKGTVVTAKNAIPNWEISGYVEYIKSGQKQGDMLLVVPSGAFAVRLGNEASIKQKISVAKGSYYSITFNVARTCAQEEKLNVSVSPNIEQNDWGILPMQTMYSSNGWDSYAWAFQADYPDIEISIHNPGSEEDPACGPLVDSVALKLLSNPKRTRGNLLKNGNFEEGPYVFPNTDWGVLIPPHIEDDHSPLPGWIIESLKAVKYIDLDHFAVPEGKRAIELVAGKESALAQVVKTIPGKTYVLTFSVGDANNACEGSMIVEAYAGKDKIQFPYVSKGKGGFKTAKLQFKAVSTHTRIMFLSSFYTMKSDNSGSLCGPVLDDVKLISVRQPRRLL, via the exons GCTTATTACCAAATGGGAACTTCGAGTATGGCCCAAAGCCTTGGCAACTGAAAGGAACAGTAGTAACAGCCAAAAATGCTATTCCAAACTGGGAAATTTCAGGATATGTTGAGTACATAAAATCAGGCCAAAAACAAGGTGACATGCTGCTAGTTGTGCCTAGTGGAGCCTTTGCAGTTAGATTAGGCAATGAAGCATCCATCAAGCAGAAGATTAGTGTAGCAAAAGGAAGCTATTACTCGATTACTTTCAATGTAGCTCGGACCTGTGCACAAGAGGAGAAGCTTAACGTTTCTGTTTCACCAAATATTGAACAGAATGACTGGGGAATTCTACCAATGCAGACAATGTACAGCAGCAATGGGTGGGATTCATATGCTTGGGCATTCCAGGCTGATTACCCTGACATTGAGATCTCTATTCATAACCCTGGAAGCGAGGAGGACCCTGCCTGCGGCCCACTTGTCGATTCTGTAGCACTGAAGCTTTTGTCTAATCCTAAACGCACAAGAG GCAACTTGCTAAAgaatggaaattttgaagaggGACCATATGTGTTCCCCAACACAGACTGGGGAGTCCTAATTCCACCACACATTGAAGACGATCACAGTCCTTTACCTGGCTGGATAATTGAATCTCTCAAGGCAGTAAAGTACATAGACTTGGATCATTTTGCAGTCCCAGAAGGCAAAAGAGCAATTGAGCTTGTTGCAGGAAAAGAAAGTGCCCTTGCACAAGTAGTTAAGACCATTCCTGGCAAGACTTACGTGCTGACATTTAGTGTTGGTGATGCTAACAATGCATGTGAAGGATCCATGATTGTAGAGGCATATGCAGGGAAGGACAAAATCCAATTTCCTTATGTATCAAAAGGCAAAGGAGGATTCAAGACAGCCAAATTACAGTTCAAGGCAGTTTCAACACACACAAGGATTATGTTCTTAAGCTCATTTTACACCATGAAAAGTGACAACTCTGGTTCTCTTTGCGGCCCTGTATTGGATGATGTTAAGTTGATTAGTGTTCGTCAACCAAGGCGTCTTCTGTGA